The following proteins are co-located in the Flectobacillus major DSM 103 genome:
- a CDS encoding TonB-dependent receptor: MMKYFLLLIGLLYVCRIHGQNHTLIGTIENTKSEKLSFVSISLKNTKYASVSNQDGKFKIERIPAGQYVLVVSLIGHKTIEERIVIEGISTTKNIILAEDTKELDEVVITSEKVSRVQEQKAIAIKSVDIKDVITHNTLLTDIADRIAGVRIRRSSSLGEKSDVSINGMRGNAIRIYIDGLPMEFMYPNFDVSTLPLSNIKRMDVFKGVLPVDVGTDAMGGAINIVTDQPKQSHLRASYSIGSFHTHLADFELGYALKNNFFINVNGAYNFSKNDYSMKALVYEENKVKTITRFHDAYRMYFGGINFGVHSKKWADELRFTLNYSTGYKELQNGARITTTAIGQAQYDAINYSLSVKYNKALMNERFNISTIANYSYQALDFVDTTSKVYSWSGKVVGRRSQGEYTGASNNTTNYNNFINRLVLTYQLNPAHKLLFSNLYGRQQLTGEDYLLGKEERDYLAIPQYLTKNIAGLQYDGKWLDRLTLSVAAKRFDYFLKGAENNTFEIINTQGGFWSWNAGLKYEISDELFVRGSYERGYLIPLFQQFVGNGADIVRNTDLLPESSDNINLGISATKQLDTDWRINTNINGFWREQYDIIFLGNGIVKRYENADQVNTYGVEGDISVRFKKMWTWRSNFTALRKTFSAIKDPRNAFLVGSTFPNNPTLFGNTELEWLKENLLKPNDKLRLYVFYQYVAPFNHILIGKNDNINTSPDSFVPTQQRVDLGASYRFAKQALTLAFNVNNIFNAELYDNFLVPRAGINFNLKCIFEINKL, encoded by the coding sequence ATGATGAAATATTTTTTACTACTAATAGGGCTATTGTACGTCTGTAGGATTCATGGACAAAATCATACTTTGATAGGAACAATAGAAAATACTAAATCTGAAAAACTTTCTTTTGTAAGTATTTCTTTAAAAAATACAAAGTACGCCTCGGTAAGTAACCAAGATGGCAAGTTTAAAATAGAGCGTATTCCTGCAGGGCAATACGTACTAGTAGTAAGCCTGATTGGCCACAAAACCATCGAAGAACGCATTGTTATTGAAGGAATATCGACTACCAAAAATATCATTTTGGCAGAAGACACTAAGGAGCTAGACGAGGTAGTAATTACTTCAGAAAAGGTATCGAGGGTTCAAGAACAAAAGGCTATTGCCATAAAAAGTGTAGATATCAAAGACGTTATTACCCATAATACTTTACTAACAGATATTGCCGACAGAATTGCGGGTGTTCGTATTCGTCGTTCGAGTAGCTTGGGCGAAAAATCGGACGTATCTATCAACGGTATGCGAGGAAACGCTATCCGAATTTATATTGATGGCCTGCCAATGGAATTTATGTATCCCAACTTTGATGTGTCGACATTACCGCTAAGTAATATCAAACGAATGGATGTGTTTAAAGGGGTATTACCTGTCGATGTAGGTACAGATGCCATGGGTGGAGCTATCAATATTGTTACCGACCAGCCTAAGCAGTCGCACCTAAGGGCATCGTATAGTATTGGTTCTTTTCATACCCATTTGGCTGATTTTGAATTAGGTTATGCTCTCAAAAACAACTTTTTTATCAATGTAAATGGGGCATATAATTTTTCAAAAAATGATTATAGCATGAAAGCCTTGGTATATGAGGAAAACAAAGTGAAAACCATAACCCGTTTTCATGATGCTTATCGGATGTACTTTGGGGGTATCAATTTTGGCGTTCATAGCAAAAAGTGGGCAGATGAATTGAGGTTTACACTCAACTATTCTACAGGCTACAAAGAACTTCAGAATGGGGCCAGAATTACAACTACTGCCATTGGTCAAGCCCAATACGATGCTATCAATTATTCGTTGTCGGTAAAATATAACAAAGCTTTGATGAACGAAAGGTTCAATATTAGCACTATTGCCAACTATAGTTATCAAGCTCTCGACTTTGTTGATACTACTTCTAAGGTATATAGCTGGAGTGGTAAAGTAGTGGGTCGAAGAAGCCAAGGTGAGTATACAGGAGCAAGCAACAATACCACCAACTACAATAATTTTATCAACCGATTGGTACTAACCTACCAGCTCAATCCAGCTCATAAGTTATTGTTTTCAAACCTTTACGGACGGCAGCAACTTACTGGCGAAGACTACCTGCTTGGCAAAGAGGAAAGAGATTATTTGGCCATTCCTCAGTACCTCACCAAAAATATAGCGGGCTTACAATACGATGGCAAATGGCTCGACCGCCTTACCTTGTCGGTAGCTGCCAAACGTTTTGATTATTTTTTGAAAGGTGCCGAAAACAATACTTTCGAGATTATAAATACCCAAGGTGGATTTTGGAGCTGGAATGCAGGTTTGAAATACGAGATTTCGGACGAGCTATTTGTGAGGGGTTCTTATGAAAGAGGTTATTTAATACCGTTATTTCAACAATTTGTAGGTAACGGTGCCGACATTGTACGTAATACCGACCTTCTTCCCGAAAGTAGCGATAATATCAACCTTGGCATTAGTGCTACAAAGCAGTTAGATACCGATTGGCGTATCAATACCAATATCAATGGTTTTTGGCGTGAACAATACGATATTATTTTCTTGGGAAATGGTATCGTAAAACGCTACGAAAATGCTGACCAAGTAAATACTTATGGGGTAGAAGGTGACATAAGTGTTCGCTTTAAAAAAATGTGGACTTGGAGAAGCAATTTTACAGCTCTTCGCAAAACATTTTCAGCTATCAAAGACCCCCGAAATGCCTTCCTAGTGGGCAGTACTTTTCCTAATAACCCTACGCTTTTTGGTAATACCGAATTGGAGTGGCTCAAAGAAAACCTACTCAAGCCCAACGACAAACTACGACTCTATGTTTTCTATCAATATGTAGCTCCTTTCAATCATATCTTGATAGGCAAAAATGATAATATCAATACTTCGCCCGACTCGTTTGTACCTACCCAACAACGGGTAGACTTAGGGGCTTCATACCGCTTTGCCAAACAGGCACTAACGCTGGCATTCAATGTCAACAATATCTTTAATGCCGAATTATACGACAACTTCCTTGTACCACGAGCGGGTATCAATTTTAACTTAAAGTGCATTTTTGAAATTAATAAATTATAA
- a CDS encoding ABC transporter permease, giving the protein MSNNNTEWEWEISSRQKWFDIDWKGIFDNWELILGFVKRDILSTQHQTVLGWFWIILQPLLTTLVYLVIFGNIIKISTDGSPPLLFYLSGNMLWGYFSDCLFGGMFTFKTNAHIFGKIYFPRLLIPISNIITQTFRLSINLIFFVAILLYFHLDGQVASFAYDLWKIPFLLIGIAAYALGWGLIISVLTAKYKDLENLVHFILRLYMFASPIFYPSSIVADDFKLIYSLNPLAPLIESFRAVYNHQTVLWGLPLFWITTGSIVLVLSVGLILFSKRERKIMDFI; this is encoded by the coding sequence ATGAGCAACAACAATACTGAATGGGAATGGGAAATTTCATCACGCCAAAAATGGTTTGATATAGACTGGAAAGGAATTTTCGATAATTGGGAATTGATTTTGGGGTTTGTGAAAAGGGATATTCTTAGTACACAGCACCAAACTGTCTTGGGGTGGTTTTGGATAATCCTTCAGCCATTGCTTACTACTTTGGTGTACTTGGTTATTTTTGGCAATATCATCAAAATCTCTACCGATGGCTCTCCGCCATTGTTATTTTATTTGTCGGGAAATATGCTTTGGGGCTATTTTTCAGATTGCCTTTTTGGAGGAATGTTTACCTTCAAAACCAACGCCCATATATTTGGTAAAATATATTTTCCCCGATTACTTATTCCGATAAGTAATATTATTACTCAAACATTCCGCCTATCTATTAATCTCATCTTCTTTGTAGCCATTTTGCTGTACTTTCATTTAGATGGGCAGGTGGCTAGTTTTGCCTATGATTTATGGAAAATACCTTTTTTATTAATAGGAATAGCCGCCTATGCACTAGGCTGGGGTTTGATTATCAGTGTGTTAACGGCGAAGTATAAAGATTTAGAAAATTTGGTGCATTTTATTTTAAGGCTTTATATGTTTGCCTCGCCCATATTTTACCCTAGCTCGATAGTCGCCGACGACTTCAAGCTCATATATTCACTCAACCCATTAGCACCCCTTATCGAAAGTTTTCGGGCTGTTTATAATCACCAGACCGTGCTTTGGGGCTTGCCACTTTTTTGGATAACCACAGGTTCGATTGTTTTGGTACTGAGCGTAGGCTTGATATTATTTAGTAAAAGAGAACGTAAGATTATGGATTTTATCTAG
- a CDS encoding ABC transporter ATP-binding protein, which translates to MGKKVLQLEQVSKQFPLGTLGAKTIKQDILSWFGQWKGNKKSTEMLPQGYFWALQDVSFEVEQGDVMGIIGRNGSGKSTLMKIISKILLPTSGVIRGNGKISSLLEIGTGFNGELSGKENIFLNGQILGMKKREIQAKLDEIVAFSGVEPFIDMPVKRYSSGMYVRLAFAVAAHLDAETLIVDEVLSVGDFDFQKKCMAKMRELTQQTGKTILLISHDMQSLRSLCNKAVYLDKGTVADVGTANKVITNYLWAEKIEYLQQKYYEKDNAPGNESLRIKKIELIPANIENEVIYNDTALYFEIDYWCLKPSITILVKIFVFSYSGECILEISSPAHQCDNRLYQLSCYFPESILSAGSYYFSIYFFDESFVKIWDMDACLSINLAQRQKYVFNDIPQGYIRPQFEITIKS; encoded by the coding sequence ATGGGAAAAAAAGTATTACAATTAGAGCAAGTATCCAAGCAATTTCCCTTAGGTACTTTGGGGGCAAAAACGATTAAACAAGATATATTATCATGGTTTGGCCAATGGAAAGGTAACAAAAAATCAACAGAAATGTTGCCTCAGGGGTATTTTTGGGCTTTACAAGATGTGTCATTCGAGGTAGAACAAGGCGACGTAATGGGTATTATAGGTCGAAATGGCTCTGGTAAATCGACCTTAATGAAAATTATTTCTAAGATATTACTACCCACATCGGGCGTTATTAGAGGCAATGGCAAAATATCAAGCTTGTTAGAAATAGGAACAGGCTTCAATGGCGAGTTGTCGGGCAAAGAGAATATCTTTTTGAATGGACAAATTTTGGGTATGAAAAAAAGAGAAATTCAGGCTAAATTGGATGAAATAGTCGCTTTTTCGGGCGTTGAGCCATTTATTGATATGCCCGTAAAACGCTATTCGAGTGGAATGTACGTACGATTGGCCTTTGCTGTGGCGGCTCATTTAGATGCCGAAACCCTGATTGTCGACGAAGTGCTATCGGTTGGGGATTTTGACTTTCAGAAAAAATGTATGGCCAAAATGCGTGAACTGACTCAGCAAACGGGCAAAACGATTTTGCTCATCAGCCACGATATGCAGTCGCTAAGAAGCTTGTGTAACAAAGCGGTGTATTTAGACAAAGGTACTGTTGCAGATGTAGGTACGGCCAACAAGGTAATTACTAACTACCTTTGGGCCGAAAAAATAGAATATCTACAACAAAAATATTATGAAAAGGACAATGCCCCAGGCAATGAAAGCCTCAGAATCAAGAAAATAGAGCTGATACCTGCCAACATTGAAAATGAGGTTATTTATAATGATACAGCATTATATTTTGAAATAGATTATTGGTGTTTAAAACCATCGATTACTATCTTAGTGAAGATATTCGTTTTTAGCTATTCGGGCGAGTGTATTTTAGAAATTAGCTCGCCAGCTCATCAATGCGACAATCGCCTTTATCAACTATCTTGCTATTTTCCCGAATCTATTTTGAGTGCAGGTTCTTATTATTTTTCTATCTATTTTTTTGACGAATCTTTTGTTAAAATCTGGGATATGGATGCCTGTTTGTCAATCAATCTTGCTCAACGACAAAAATATGTTTTTAATGATATTCCTCAAGGATATATCAGACCCCAATTTGAAATAACCATCAAATCTTAG
- a CDS encoding glycosyltransferase, with the protein MGNTAYKIIHFDLSNKLTLPNPAEGKRWYYVFWYKNVPLGHIWLQKKDIPALVSDWEIQVLKAIAKSIYYYFVIENDSDYEAILQAFSQNPTWLLTKANAQFLKAITPPAATGEAVSVVICTRNRTRALASCLESLLASGDDNFEIVVVDNAPSDSQTAELVYQKFPTVVYVHEPRKGLDIARNTGAKTASKPIIAYTDDDVIIPKDWISKVRSCFDTPTTMAVTGLVIPYVLNTESQYIFERYWGFNKGYIPQVFDHRYFKERVDEGVPVWDIGAGANMAFRKDIFDLVGFFDERLDVGASGCSGDSEFWYKILAEGWNCVYFPHLYAFHQHRESNADLKKQIFAYMRGNVSSILVQYEKYHHEGNLKRIQESLPTYYKKRIKEWFKGHWGNQNKYLFTEIRGCFSGKKFYEQHQNTPPYSQQDNFKPLEFDTLPEYPLVSVIIPCYNQGQYLKDAIKSIEEQSYQNYEIIVVDDASTDDTKAVCQEFSRVKYVYAYRVGVAVARNIGVSYAQGHTLMFLDADDFLYPNALEINLYYLQQYPQTAFVYGGYHLVDEAKEITAHPKPNPQQADIYTALLMGNCIAMGGTVMFRRALFFRYHFDFRLKVCEDYDIYLKIARDYPCMGHKNIVAAYRMHESNVSKNTATMLETVLDILNQQERMLRSSQEKEALAIGKDNWGKYYQIQH; encoded by the coding sequence ATGGGCAATACTGCGTATAAAATTATCCACTTTGATTTATCCAATAAACTTACGTTACCTAATCCTGCAGAGGGAAAGCGTTGGTACTATGTGTTTTGGTACAAAAATGTGCCTTTAGGGCATATTTGGTTACAAAAAAAAGATATTCCAGCGTTGGTTAGCGATTGGGAAATACAAGTGCTAAAAGCTATAGCCAAATCCATTTATTACTATTTTGTGATAGAAAATGACTCAGACTATGAGGCCATTCTTCAGGCTTTTTCCCAAAATCCTACATGGCTATTGACCAAAGCCAACGCCCAATTTCTAAAAGCCATAACACCGCCAGCCGCTACAGGCGAGGCTGTTTCGGTAGTAATTTGTACCCGAAATAGAACACGTGCCTTAGCCTCATGTCTGGAAAGTTTACTTGCATCGGGCGATGATAATTTTGAGATTGTAGTAGTTGATAATGCCCCTTCCGACAGCCAAACGGCAGAACTGGTATACCAGAAATTCCCGACGGTAGTATATGTACATGAGCCCCGCAAAGGCTTGGATATTGCCCGAAATACAGGTGCTAAAACGGCCTCTAAGCCTATTATTGCCTATACCGACGACGATGTGATTATTCCCAAAGATTGGATTTCAAAAGTTAGAAGCTGCTTTGATACCCCAACTACCATGGCCGTAACGGGTTTGGTAATACCCTATGTACTCAATACCGAATCGCAATATATTTTTGAACGCTACTGGGGTTTTAATAAAGGATATATTCCACAGGTATTTGACCATCGTTATTTCAAAGAACGAGTAGACGAGGGCGTGCCTGTATGGGACATTGGGGCAGGAGCTAACATGGCTTTTCGCAAAGATATTTTTGATTTAGTAGGCTTTTTTGACGAACGTCTCGACGTAGGAGCATCGGGTTGTAGCGGCGATTCCGAATTTTGGTATAAAATTTTGGCTGAAGGCTGGAACTGCGTGTATTTTCCACATTTGTATGCCTTTCACCAACACCGAGAAAGCAATGCCGACCTCAAAAAGCAAATATTTGCCTATATGCGAGGTAATGTAAGCTCGATTTTGGTGCAATATGAAAAATATCATCACGAAGGCAACCTCAAGCGTATTCAAGAAAGTTTACCTACTTATTACAAAAAAAGAATCAAAGAATGGTTTAAGGGGCATTGGGGCAACCAAAATAAATACCTTTTTACCGAGATACGAGGCTGCTTTTCTGGGAAAAAATTTTATGAACAACATCAAAATACGCCACCTTATAGCCAGCAAGACAACTTTAAACCCTTAGAGTTTGATACGCTTCCTGAGTATCCACTGGTATCGGTAATTATTCCTTGCTATAACCAAGGGCAATACCTCAAAGATGCCATAAAAAGTATAGAAGAACAATCGTATCAGAATTACGAAATCATTGTTGTCGACGATGCTTCTACCGACGACACCAAGGCTGTTTGTCAGGAATTTAGTCGGGTGAAATATGTATATGCTTATCGTGTAGGTGTTGCAGTAGCCCGAAATATTGGCGTGAGTTATGCCCAAGGGCATACCTTGATGTTTTTGGATGCCGACGATTTTTTGTATCCCAACGCCCTCGAAATCAATTTATATTATCTACAGCAATACCCTCAAACGGCATTTGTATATGGAGGTTATCATTTGGTTGATGAAGCAAAAGAAATAACCGCTCACCCTAAGCCAAATCCTCAACAAGCCGATATTTATACGGCCTTGTTGATGGGCAATTGTATTGCAATGGGTGGCACAGTGATGTTTAGACGAGCTTTGTTTTTTCGTTATCATTTTGATTTTCGCCTAAAAGTTTGCGAAGATTATGACATATACCTAAAAATAGCCAGAGATTATCCTTGTATGGGACACAAAAATATTGTGGCGGCTTACAGAATGCACGAGTCGAATGTGTCAAAAAATACGGCAACGATGCTCGAAACGGTATTAGATATACTCAATCAACAAGAACGTATGCTGAGAAGCTCCCAAGAAAAAGAAGCCCTTGCTATAGGTAAAGATAATTGGGGCAAATATTACCAAATACAGCACTAA
- a CDS encoding glycosyltransferase: MNNLERTPQTPPQIEPLLHQENRPFISVMIPTFNCIHYLENTLNSVLSQDFDLGMLQIEVIDDHSTDGDVEALVKRVGGGKVRFFQQARNVGSLRNFETCINRAKGEWVHILHGDDQVLQGFYQEITSLIKGFPQASAVFTDYWYMDNSGKYLHHLPPLLPQRGILPNWLETIAQGQRIQPPAILVKRAVYEDLGSFFGVHYGEDWEMWVRIASKYEFAYSPNYLAMYRIHTTNITSRSFLSSQDIKDIIKVIDLIQPYLPLEKRAMYKRNALKNYAQYFAKVSNKIYHDYKNPKAARHHAFKSFMMHQNTETLKYLVKILIKGLVRYKVK, translated from the coding sequence ATGAATAATCTTGAAAGAACACCACAAACACCACCTCAGATAGAGCCTTTACTTCATCAAGAAAACAGGCCATTTATTTCAGTAATGATACCAACCTTCAATTGTATCCATTACCTCGAAAATACGCTAAATAGTGTACTTTCTCAGGATTTTGACCTTGGTATGCTACAAATTGAAGTTATCGACGACCATTCTACCGATGGCGATGTTGAAGCTTTGGTAAAGCGAGTGGGTGGGGGCAAGGTAAGATTTTTTCAACAGGCTCGGAATGTAGGTAGTTTGCGAAACTTTGAAACGTGTATCAATCGTGCTAAAGGCGAGTGGGTACATATTTTGCATGGCGACGACCAAGTTTTACAAGGTTTTTATCAAGAAATAACAAGCCTTATCAAAGGCTTTCCGCAAGCGTCGGCTGTTTTTACCGATTATTGGTATATGGACAACAGCGGTAAATATTTACACCATTTACCTCCGCTTTTGCCTCAGCGGGGTATTTTACCCAATTGGTTAGAAACAATTGCACAGGGCCAGCGAATTCAGCCTCCTGCTATTTTGGTAAAAAGAGCCGTTTATGAAGATTTAGGGAGCTTTTTTGGTGTTCATTATGGTGAAGACTGGGAAATGTGGGTACGTATTGCATCGAAATATGAATTTGCTTATTCGCCCAATTATTTGGCAATGTATCGTATTCATACTACTAATATTACAAGTCGTTCGTTTTTGTCGTCACAAGATATTAAGGATATTATCAAGGTAATTGATTTAATCCAACCGTATTTGCCACTGGAAAAAAGGGCGATGTACAAAAGGAATGCTCTGAAAAATTATGCACAGTATTTTGCTAAGGTTTCTAATAAAATTTATCATGATTACAAAAATCCTAAAGCCGCTCGACATCATGCTTTTAAGAGTTTTATGATGCACCAAAACACAGAAACATTGAAGTATCTGGTGAAAATATTAATAAAAGGTTTGGTGCGGTATAAGGTGAAATAA
- a CDS encoding FadR/GntR family transcriptional regulator: protein MTNEDFSDSFIAVENSSLVDKVEANLVELLQNRKLKVGDVIPKEVELVELLGVSRTVIREAIARLRTMGLIESKKKKGSVITSPDIVGIMSKSMNPYILDEDTLREIFELRLVLEIGMADLIFQKITQKDIDELKEIVKNEPSSSESHLFNIEHEINFHGKLYEITGNKTLKSFQKMLLPIFDYVHNSGLLKKDLPHRKFVSHKGLVDILENGSPELFRNGMRNHLENHFARLFA, encoded by the coding sequence ATGACAAATGAAGATTTTAGCGATAGCTTTATCGCTGTAGAGAATAGCTCATTAGTAGATAAAGTAGAAGCCAATTTGGTAGAATTACTCCAAAACCGAAAACTAAAAGTAGGCGATGTAATACCAAAAGAAGTGGAATTGGTAGAGCTTTTGGGCGTGAGTAGAACTGTCATTCGCGAAGCAATAGCTCGTTTACGTACTATGGGGCTTATAGAGTCTAAGAAGAAAAAAGGTTCGGTTATTACAAGCCCAGACATTGTAGGTATCATGAGCAAAAGCATGAATCCTTATATTCTGGATGAGGATACTTTGCGTGAAATTTTTGAACTACGTTTGGTCTTGGAAATTGGAATGGCTGATTTGATTTTTCAAAAAATTACACAAAAGGATATTGATGAGTTGAAGGAAATTGTCAAAAATGAACCTAGTTCGAGCGAGTCACATTTGTTCAATATCGAACACGAAATCAATTTTCACGGAAAACTTTATGAAATTACTGGCAACAAAACCCTCAAAAGTTTCCAGAAAATGTTACTCCCTATCTTTGATTACGTCCACAACAGCGGACTACTAAAAAAGGATTTGCCTCATCGGAAGTTTGTCTCACACAAAGGCTTAGTGGATATTCTCGAGAATGGTTCGCCAGAACTTTTCCGCAATGGCATGAGAAACCACCTAGAAAACCATTTTGCGAGACTTTTTGCCTAA